Below is a genomic region from Kribbella qitaiheensis.
TGAAGGTCAACTACTACGTACTGATCGACATCGCCGGTTTCCAGCACCTGCTGGACGCGGTCGGCGGGGTCACCGTCGACGTCGGCAAGAAGGTTCCGATCGGCGGGATCGGCGGGCCGATCAAGGGATACATCCAGCCGGGGAAGAACCAGCATCTGGACGGGTACCATGCCATGTGGTTCGCGCGGTCCCGGGCGGGGGCCAGCGACTACGAACGGATGACCCGGCAGAAATGCGTGATGACGGCGATGCTGAACCAGTTGTCACCCCAGAAGGTGCTGACCAAGTTCCAGGCGATCGCCTCGGCCAGCAAACAGGTGGTGCAGACGAACATTCCGGCCGGTGAGCTCGGTACCTTCACCGATCTCGCGCTGGACTCGAAGAAGCTGCCGGTGTCAAGCTTCTCGCCGGTCCCGCCGCTGATCCACACCGGCGATCCGGACTTCGACCTGGTGCGTACGAAGGTCGCCGAGGCGATCAGTAAGTCCGAAGCGCTGGACAAGGCGGCCTCGGACGGCAACGGTAAGAAGGCGAACACTCCGAGTAAGGCACCATCGAAACCCAGTACGCCGGCCAAACCCTCCGGCAGCCCGTCCAAACCCAGCACCGACGTCGACGACGTCGCTTCGATCTGTAAGGCCTGACCTGACCATGGCTTTGTCCCACTGGCCCGCGGTGTCCGTCGTGATGCCGGTCCTGAACGAGGAACGTCACCTCGAGGAAGCGGTCGGCCGCGTCCTCGACCAGGAGTATCCCGGCGAGCTGGAGGTGGTACTGGCGATCGGTCCGAGCAAGGACCGGACCGAGGAGATCGCCGACCGGCTGGCTGATGCCGACAAGCGCATCACGATCGTGCCGAATCCGACCGGCAAGACGCCCGCCGGGCTGAACACCGGGATCTCCCACGCCCGCCACGACATCGTCGTACGGGTCGACGGCCACGGCGTCCTGACCCAGGGCTACATCACCCGGGCCGTCGAGGTGCTCACCGAGAGCGGAGCCGACAACGTCGGCGGCGTGATGGCGGCCGAAGGCCGGACGTCGTTCGAGATGGCCGTCGCCTGCGCCTACCGGTCGCGGCTCGGCCTGGGCGCGTCGACCTTCCACCAGGGCGGCAAGGCCGGTCCTGCGGACACGGTCTACCTGGGTGTCTTCCGCCGTACCGCGCTGGAGCGCGTCGGTGGCTTCGACGAGTCGATGCACCGGGCCCAGGACTGGGAGCTGAACTACCGGATCCGCAAGACGGGCGGGCTGATCTGGTTCAGCCCCGACCTGTCGGTGACGTACCGGCCGCGCTCCTCGCTGGCCGAGGTGGCGAGGCAGTTCTTCCACACCGGCCAGTGGCGCCGCGAGGTGATCCGCAGGCACCCGGAGACCGCCAACAAGCGCTACCTGGCCCCACCGGTCGCAGTCGGCCTGCTCGCCCTCGGCACTGTGCTGGGCATTATCGGGCTGGCGACAGGGGTGAGCTGGCTCGACGTCGGCTTCCTGGCGCCGCTCGGCTACGCGCTCCTACTCCTGGCAGGCTCCGCTATGGAAGGCCGCTACCTGCCCTGGAAGGCCCTTTTCTGGCTGCCCTTGGTCTGCGCCACCATGCATGTCGCCTGGGGCCTCGGCTTCATCATCGGCCTCCAGGAACGCCCCGCCGGCCCAGCGGTCGCTTCCCCCGGAACGGCCTAGCGGTCACCAGCGGAGGCGTACCCCGTCCATCGGCCAACCTCCGAGGCTAGGCCAGCCAAGCCCTCCGTACTACGCCAACCAGCGTCCCGCAGTACGGGCCGGGCGAGCGCTCAGGCTGTGGTGGGTTCCCAGGTGAAGCCGTCGGGGTCGGTGAAGGGGGTGGCGTCGGTGCTGAGGGCGAGCCGGTGCGAGCCGGTGCCTTCGGGGGAGACGCCGGCGTCCTTGGCGAGCGCGCGGTGACGGTAGAGGGCCAGTTTGATGCCCTTGGGCGGCGCGGCGAACTCGATGTACTTGTGCCCGAAACTGCGCGCCACGGTCAGCCCGTGCTCAACATAGAACTGCTTGCTGGCAGCAACATCAGCGGCACCCAGCAGCAACACGATGTCGTCCACCTCCCGAGTCGCCGGCCCAACCTCCTTCTTTTCCGACGTAGCAACCTTCCAGATCGCCCCGTCCGGAGCCTGTACGACGCCGCCGTACCCCCACATCCCTTTCTTGGCAGGCTTCAGCGTCTCGGCGCCGCCTTCGATGGCAGTCCCGAGCAGACTGTCGACCGTGGACGGTTGGGAGACGACGAGCGACAGCGTGTACGCCCGGAAGCCGGTCGTCTCCGCCTCGGAAGCCCGAACCCGCAGGCGATCACCCAGCCCGAACGCCGCGTCATAGAACGCCTTGGTGGCGGCTGGGTCTTGGGATTCGAGGGTGATGGAGGCGATGGAAGTCTCGGTGAGGTTCATGCCGACAACGCTAGGCGCGCAGCATCACCTGGTGCTTCTCGATTCCTGACCACCTTGCCCTCGTCCAGCGCCTGGTGGAAGACTCAGGGGAGGCGGACTTCCAGGCCATCAGTACTGCGGGTCGCCGCCCCCCGCCGCGCTCACCACCGGGGTCGCCGCCCCGAGATTGCGGCCCATTGATGGCCTGGCGATCCGCAACACGCAGCTCTGTCAGCGCACCGTCGCTTCTACCTCGACCAGCAGGCGCGAGGAGTCGTCCATTACCGACCATGGACAAGCGAAAGCCGCCCAGTCCGGGGGGCTGGGCGGCTTGAGGCGGGCTCAGCGTTTGCCGGTGGCTTCCAGGTTGTAGGCCTCGACTACTTCCTTGACGTCGCCGTCCATGCGAAGAACACCCTTGTCGAGCCAGATGGCGCGGTTGCAGGTGTCCAGGACGACGTCGAGGCTGTGGCTGACCAGGAAGACGCAGCCGGCCGAGGTGCGGAGTTCCTTGATCTTCTTCTCGGAGCGGATCCGGAACTCGGCGTCGCCGGTGGCCAGGGGCCTCGTCGACGAGCAGGATGTCGTGGGTCTTGGCCGAGGCGATCGCGAACTTGAGCCGCGCCGACATGCCGGAGGAGTAAGTCGACATCGGCAGGTCGATGAAGTCACCGATCCCGGAGAACTCGACGATGTCGCCGTAGCGTTCCTCGATCTCGGCCAGCGACATCCCCATCGCCAGGCAGCCCAGGACCACGTTGCGGTCGCCGGTCAGGTCGTTCATCATCGCCGCGTTGACGCCGAGCAGCGACGGCTGGCCGCCGGTGTAGATGGCGCCCGACGCGGGCGGCAGCAGACCGGCGATGGCGCGCAGCAGCGTCGACTTGCCGGAGCCGTTGCGGCCGATCAGACCGATCGCGTCGCCCTTGTACGCCGTGAAGCTGACGTTCTTGACCGCGTGCACCTCACGGATCGTGGGCCGGTCCTGGCGCTTGAGGATCCGCCGGAACGCGCTCGCGGCCGTGCCCTTGCCACCCGAGCCGGCGGTGACCTTGTAGATGATGTTGACGTTGTCGGCGATCACCGTCGGGACAGCATCCGACGCCGCGGCCCATGCCGCCGCCTTCGGAGCTGTCGTCTCAGCCACGGCCATACCTGTCCTCCGCACGCCAGAAGTAGATGAATCCGCCGACCAGCGAGATGCCGGCCCAGATGATCGAGATCTCCCACGCGTGCGGGAGCTGGTTCTTCACGTGCTCTTCCAGCACCGCGCGGCGAGCGATGTCGATGTACGCCGAGATCGGGTTCAGCGACAGCACCTGGATCACCCAGCCGGGGGCGTTCAGGCCCTCGAGCTTGGCCGGGATGGAGAAGAAGATGCCGGACGCGTACAGCCAGGTGCGGGTGATGAACGGCAGCAGCTGGCTGATGTCGGTCAGGAAGGCGCCGAGCCGGGAGAAGACCAGGGTGGCGCCGATGTTGAACAGGGTCTGCAGGAACAGCGCGGGGATCAGCAGCAGCCAGTGCCAGTTGGGTCCGGTGGTGAAACCGACCATCAGGAACAGGATGCCCATCGAGAGGAACATCTGGTTCAGCTCGTTCACCACGTACGCGAGTGGCAGCGTCGCGCGCGGGAAGTGCAGGGTGCGGATCAGCGACATGTTCGCCGAGATCGCCCGCGATCCCTCGGTCATCGACCGCTGCGTGTAGCTGAACACGAACATGCCGCAGATCAGGAAAGACGCATAGTTCGGGATGCCGTTCTTGGTCCCGAGCAGTACGCCGAACGCGAGGTAGTACACCCCGGCGTTGAGTAGCGGGGTGAGGACCTGCCAGATCGATCCGAGCCGGGCCCCGGCATAGACCGCATAGGTCCTGGCCCGGGCGTAGCTCACGATGAACTGACGACGGCCCCACAGTTCACGGAGGTAGGTCCGGAGCGTCGGTCGTGCCGAGCTCCTGGACAACCCATAACGCTCAGCCATCGCCGCAAGTTCTGCGGTCTTGGCCGACTCAGCGGCGGTTGACATGCGGGCCAATCTACTGGGCTCGGGACGCGAATATGACATCGGAGCCCTCTGAACCGTCTCAGGCGCGTCGTGGCGGGCACACTGGGTCATCGGATTCACACGGTGACACAGCGATGGCGGCCTGTTCGAGGCCCTTCGGGGGCGGCTCGGACAACGGTGTCAGGCGACCAATCGAGAGCGCAGTACGCCGAGGTGGGCCGTCGTCAGCCCGCCATGCCGCAGATAGGCCTCCGGCCCTCCATACGCCGTGTCGAGGTGCGCCAGGATCGCGATGATCGACTCGGCCCGGGTGTCGCGGAACTCGATCATCTCCGCGTGCAGCGACTCGTCCGGCTCGGCCGCGAGCTGCGCCGCCATCGCGGTCGCAAACCGTTGCCTGGTGAGGAAGTAGTCCGCGATGATCTCGTCCACGGGTACGCCGGCCACCGAGAGAGCGAGCGCGACGACCATCCCGGTCCGGTCCTTGCCGCCATGGCAATGCACGACGACCGCGCCGGGCGGGGCCTCGGCGATCGCCAGCACCGCTTCGGCGAACCGATCGGGTCGCAGGTCGAGCATGTCGATGCAGACCTTGACGATGGTGTCCATGCCAGACCTGGGAACAGCCGGATCCTGAACCGCCACCCGATACCCGAGGGCGTCGTCGGTGAACGGTGTCGGGGCCGCGTCGATCTCCGCCGGCGACCGCAGATCCAGCACCCGGCTCACGTCGGCCCGGCGTACGGCGTCGACGCCCGCCTGGGACAGGTATTGCAGGCCGTCGGCACGGATCAGCGCGCCCGGGCGGATCCTGCCGCCGTCAGAGGTCGGCAGGCCGCCCAGGTCACGCACGTTGCGGCAGTCCGGCCAGTGCAGGTGACGGCTCACGGATCCTCCAGAAGATCGTCGTACTCCGATCTTCGCCCACCCGGCCCGGACTTCGCGGTGCGCCTAGTTCTTGACCTCGCGGAGGCGGCCGGTCTCGACCTCGTAGACGAAGCCGCGGACCGAGTCCTTGACGGGGATGAACGGGTCGGCGGCGATCCGCTGCAGGGACTGGCGGACGTCCTCGTCGAGGTCACTGAAGGCCTCGGCCGACCAGTCCGGCTTCTGCCCGGTCTCCTCCTGGATGCTCGCCTTGAAGCTGTCGTCGGTGAAGGTCAGCATGCCGCAGTCGGTGTGGTGGATCAGGATGATCTCCTTGGTGCCGAGCAGGCGCTGGCTGATCGCCAGACTGCGCCGCTCGTCGGCCGTGATCACGCCACCGGCGTTGCGGATCACGTGCGCGTCGCCCTCTGACAGCCCCAGCAGGCCGTACGGATTGAGGCGCGCGTCCATGCAGGCGACGATCGCGACGTGCTTGCCGGGAGGCAGCGGCAGGTCACCTTTGTCAAAGGTCGCCGCATATTGCTCGGCGTTGGCGAGCAGCTCGTCGGTCACGCTCATGGTGGGTCCTCTCGGGCAAGTCGGCTAAGTCGATAGACAAAGCTAACTTTTTCCCGCCCCCACCGGAACAGATCCCATCAGGTGGACACTTCCGGCAACACGTGATCGCAGAGCGTGCCGATCCAGCCGCGTGCGACGTCCTCAGTCCAGTACGACGCCCTCCGGCGTCACCGCGCCGTCCGAGGAGCTGATCCGGGCCTGGACGTGGTCGTTGAACGCCGCGACCTGCTCCGAGATCCGGGACGGAGTCAGGCCGGACTCCTCCAGGATCGTGATCCGCCCGGGGCGGGTCTGCGGGGCGTACTCGACGATTCCGTTGAACTCCTCGAGCGTGAACCCGAGGTCCGACGGCCGGACCGGCAGCGCATGCCTCTGCAGACAGTCGACGGTCGCGTGGAAGCGATCCAGATCCCCGCGCAGGAACCACGCGAACGCAGCCCCGAGCCCGACCTGCTCGCCGTGATACCCACGCCGTTGCGGATGCAGCAGGTCGATCGAGTGCGAGATCTCGTGGCACGCTCCCGACGACGGCCGCGACGTACCGGCGACCACCATCGAGATCCCGGACAGCACCAAACCCTCGGCCAGCGTGACCAGGAAGTCGTCGTCCGCCACCGTGCCCGGGTGGTTCAGCACAGCCTGCGCGGCGGTCCGGGCCAGCGACACCGCGAGCCCGTCGATCTCCTCACCGTGCTGGCGATTGGCGGCCTCCCAGTCGGCGATCGCGGACAGGTTCGACAGGATCTCGCCGATCCCGGATCGGATCGACCGTTCCGGCGCCTGGTCGATCAGGTCGAGGTCGACGAGGACAGCGAGCGGCGCCGGTACGCCGTACGAGCCGCGGCCGGCGTCGTTGTCCAGGGTGCTGATCGGCGAGGCGATGCCGTCGTGCGCCAGGTTGGTGGCCACCGCGACCATCGGCAGCCCGAGCCGCGCGGCCGCGAACTTGGTCACGTCCAGCACGGTCCCGCCGCCGACGCCCACGATCGCGTCGTACCGCTTCGTCCGCACCTGCTCGACCAGCCGGACAGCGGCGTTGATCGTGCCACCCTCGACGGAGTACCAGTCGGCGCCGGCCAGGCCGCCCTCGAACGCCTTCTGCACGGTCGGCCCGTACGTCGAACCGACCGCGATCGCGACCCGCCCGGAGGTCGAGATCCGCCGGTCGGCCAGGATCGTGCCCAGCTCGGCGAGAGCACCGCGGCGTACGTCGACGACCAGCGGCGCGGTGATCATCCGGGCTAGGAGGGGCATACGATCTCCCGCGCCCGGGCCAGGTCGTCGTGGTTGTCGATCTCGACCCACTCGACGGTGCCGATCGGGGCGACATCGACCCGTTGGCCGCGATTGGCCATCTCCTGGTAGCCGTCCTCGTAGTACAGGTTGGGGTCGCGCTCCCAGGTGGTCTTCAGCGCGTCGGCCAGATCCTCGGCGGCGGACGGCTCGATCAGGGTGAGGCCGATGTACTCACCGGTCGCATCGGCCGGCTCCATCAGCTTCGTGATCCGCTCGACGCCCTTCTCCTGCGACCAGATCACCTTCATCTCCTCGTCCGCGAGTGACTTCACGGTGTCGAGGGCGAGGATGATCCGCTGGTCGCCGCCGCGTGCCCCGAGCAACGTGTGCTCGACCGAGACCGGGTGGACGGTATCGCCGTTCGCGAGCACCATGCCCTGGTTGAACAGGTCACGGGCACACCACAGCGAGTAGGCGTTGTTCCACTCCTCGGCCTTGTCGTTGTAGACCAGCTCCAGCGTCACGCCGTACCGGCTCTCCATCTCCTTCTGCCGGTCGGCGATCGCCTGCGCGGCGTACCCGACGACGATCGCGACGTCGGTCAGCCCGACCTCGGCGAAGTTGGCCAGCGTCAGGTCGAGCACGCTCGTCTCCGCGTCGATGGGCACCAGTGCCTTGGGCAGGGTGTCGGTGTAGGGGCGCAGGCGGCGCCCGGCTCCGGCGGCAAGAACGAGTCCGATCATTCGAGGATGCTACTGCCCAGCGCCTCTGTTGACCGTGGATGAGAGGATGCCGGGCATGACATGGCTCGTGACTGGTGGTGCCGGGTACATCGGATCGCACGTGGTGCGCGCGTTCGCCGCGGACGGGATCGACGTCGTCGTGATCGACGACCTGTCCAGCGGGAAACCCGAGTTCCTGGTGGAGGGTGTCCCGTTCGTCGAGGCGAACCTGCTCGACTCCGCGGCGACCCGCAAGGCGCTCGAAGGCGTCAGCGGCGTGGTGCACCTGGCGGGCTACAAGTACGCCGGGGTCTCGGTCGAGAAGCCGATGCACACCTACACCCAGAACATCTCGGCGATGGTCTCGCTGCTGAACGAGATGGCGGCCGCAGGGGTTGCGAACATCGTGTTCTCCTCCAGCGCGGGCGTCTACGGCACTCCGAAGGACGAGGTCGTCACCGAGCAGACGGCGCCGGACCCGCAGAGCCCGTACGGCGAGACGAAGCAGGTCGGCGAGTGGCTCCTCGCGGACCAGGCCAAGGCCGTCCCGCTGAACTACACCGCGCTGCGGTACTTCAACGTGGTCGGCTCCGGCGACCCGAAGGTCTACGACGCGAGCCCGTACAACTTGTTCCCGATCGTCTGCAACCTGCTGACCCAGGGCAAGATCCCGCAGATCTACGGCACCGACCACCCGACGCCGGACGGCACCTCGATCAAGGATTACGTGCACGTGGCCGACCTGGCCCGGGCGCACGTGGCCGCGGCGCGGGCGCTGGACTCGGGCAAGACTCTCGAGCCGGTCTACAACCTGGGCAGCGGCACCGGTACGTCGGTCCGCGAGATTATGGATGCGGCCCGACGGGTCACCGGCATCGACTTCACCCCGACCGAGGGCCCGCGCCGCCCGGGCGACCCGTCCCGCGTGGTCGCGTCCGGCGAACTGGCCGCCCGCGACCTGGAGTGGAAGAACACCCACACCGTCGACGAGATGTTCGCATCGGCTTGGGAAGCCTGGCCGAAGGGCTAGCAGCCCGTACTGCGGGCGCCAGCACGGCTTGTGCTGCGGGTGCCTTCGCGGTTTCAGGACGGCTTCGTGGCCTCGAAGCAGGCGGCTGGGACGGTGAGTGAGACTTCGCCGCGCTGGTTGAGTTCGTGCTCGACGGCGTCGAGGGCTTCCTGGCCGGCGATCGCCAGCCAGCCGTCGAGGAAGCCGAGCCGGATGAAGTAGTGGTTCAGCAACGCAGTGCCGTCGGCGAACCGCATCCGGAACTCGCTGGTGGCCGCGACGCTCGCGCTGAAGCCTGCCTGCTCCAGTCCCTCGATGGTGCCGTCGATCGTGGCTCGATGCGCGATGCGCCGGTCCAGTGCTTCCACGTTGTCGCCGAGCACCTCGCGGAGTACGGCGTAGAACTCGGCCATGTGACCGACCAGATTGGTGCTGAGCAGCAGGCGACCACCTGGCCGGAGTACGCGATGGCACTCGGCGAGAACCGTGGCGGCGTTGTCGAAGTTGTTGATGCCGAGGTTGGAGACGACGAGATCGACCGACCCGTCCGGCAGGTCGAGGGCGGCGGCGTCGGCAACTACGAGCTCCACGTTGCCGAGCTTCAGGTAGTCGACCTTGCGGCGCAGTACGGCGATGGCCTCGGCCCAAGGGTCGACCGCGATCACCCGGGCGGCGCCGCTGCGCTGAGCCAGTTCGACGGTGAGGAAACCGGTCCCGGCGCCGATGTCGACGATCG
It encodes:
- a CDS encoding glycosyltransferase family 2 protein, with product MALSHWPAVSVVMPVLNEERHLEEAVGRVLDQEYPGELEVVLAIGPSKDRTEEIADRLADADKRITIVPNPTGKTPAGLNTGISHARHDIVVRVDGHGVLTQGYITRAVEVLTESGADNVGGVMAAEGRTSFEMAVACAYRSRLGLGASTFHQGGKAGPADTVYLGVFRRTALERVGGFDESMHRAQDWELNYRIRKTGGLIWFSPDLSVTYRPRSSLAEVARQFFHTGQWRREVIRRHPETANKRYLAPPVAVGLLALGTVLGIIGLATGVSWLDVGFLAPLGYALLLLAGSAMEGRYLPWKALFWLPLVCATMHVAWGLGFIIGLQERPAGPAVASPGTA
- a CDS encoding glyoxalase, whose protein sequence is MNLTETSIASITLESQDPAATKAFYDAAFGLGDRLRVRASEAETTGFRAYTLSLVVSQPSTVDSLLGTAIEGGAETLKPAKKGMWGYGGVVQAPDGAIWKVATSEKKEVGPATREVDDIVLLLGAADVAASKQFYVEHGLTVARSFGHKYIEFAAPPKGIKLALYRHRALAKDAGVSPEGTGSHRLALSTDATPFTDPDGFTWEPTTA
- a CDS encoding ABC transporter ATP-binding protein — protein: MAETTAPKAAAWAAASDAVPTVIADNVNIIYKVTAGSGGKGTAASAFRRILKRQDRPTIREVHAVKNVSFTAYKGDAIGLIGRNGSGKSTLLRAIAGLLPPASGAIYTGGQPSLLGVNAAMMNDLTGDRNVVLGCLAMGMSLAEIEERYGDIVEFSGIGDFIDLPMSTYSSGMSARLKFAIASAKTHDILLVDEAPGHRRRRVPDPLREEDQGTPHLGRLRLPGQPQPRRRPGHLQPRHLARQGCSSHGRRRQGSSRGLQPGSHRQTLSPPQAAQPPGLGGFRLSMVGNGRLLAPAGRGRSDGALTELRVADRQAINGPQSRGGDPGGERGGGRRPAVLMAWKSASPESSTRRWTRARWSGIEKHQVMLRA
- a CDS encoding ABC transporter permease gives rise to the protein MSTAAESAKTAELAAMAERYGLSRSSARPTLRTYLRELWGRRQFIVSYARARTYAVYAGARLGSIWQVLTPLLNAGVYYLAFGVLLGTKNGIPNYASFLICGMFVFSYTQRSMTEGSRAISANMSLIRTLHFPRATLPLAYVVNELNQMFLSMGILFLMVGFTTGPNWHWLLLIPALFLQTLFNIGATLVFSRLGAFLTDISQLLPFITRTWLYASGIFFSIPAKLEGLNAPGWVIQVLSLNPISAYIDIARRAVLEEHVKNQLPHAWEISIIWAGISLVGGFIYFWRAEDRYGRG
- a CDS encoding tyrosine-protein phosphatase, with the protein product MSRHLHWPDCRNVRDLGGLPTSDGGRIRPGALIRADGLQYLSQAGVDAVRRADVSRVLDLRSPAEIDAAPTPFTDDALGYRVAVQDPAVPRSGMDTIVKVCIDMLDLRPDRFAEAVLAIAEAPPGAVVVHCHGGKDRTGMVVALALSVAGVPVDEIIADYFLTRQRFATAMAAQLAAEPDESLHAEMIEFRDTRAESIIAILAHLDTAYGGPEAYLRHGGLTTAHLGVLRSRLVA
- a CDS encoding beta-class carbonic anhydrase, with translation MSVTDELLANAEQYAATFDKGDLPLPPGKHVAIVACMDARLNPYGLLGLSEGDAHVIRNAGGVITADERRSLAISQRLLGTKEIILIHHTDCGMLTFTDDSFKASIQEETGQKPDWSAEAFSDLDEDVRQSLQRIAADPFIPVKDSVRGFVYEVETGRLREVKN
- a CDS encoding iron-containing alcohol dehydrogenase family protein, giving the protein MPLLARMITAPLVVDVRRGALAELGTILADRRISTSGRVAIAVGSTYGPTVQKAFEGGLAGADWYSVEGGTINAAVRLVEQVRTKRYDAIVGVGGGTVLDVTKFAAARLGLPMVAVATNLAHDGIASPISTLDNDAGRGSYGVPAPLAVLVDLDLIDQAPERSIRSGIGEILSNLSAIADWEAANRQHGEEIDGLAVSLARTAAQAVLNHPGTVADDDFLVTLAEGLVLSGISMVVAGTSRPSSGACHEISHSIDLLHPQRRGYHGEQVGLGAAFAWFLRGDLDRFHATVDCLQRHALPVRPSDLGFTLEEFNGIVEYAPQTRPGRITILEESGLTPSRISEQVAAFNDHVQARISSSDGAVTPEGVVLD
- a CDS encoding sugar phosphate nucleotidyltransferase is translated as MIGLVLAAGAGRRLRPYTDTLPKALVPIDAETSVLDLTLANFAEVGLTDVAIVVGYAAQAIADRQKEMESRYGVTLELVYNDKAEEWNNAYSLWCARDLFNQGMVLANGDTVHPVSVEHTLLGARGGDQRIILALDTVKSLADEEMKVIWSQEKGVERITKLMEPADATGEYIGLTLIEPSAAEDLADALKTTWERDPNLYYEDGYQEMANRGQRVDVAPIGTVEWVEIDNHDDLARAREIVCPS
- the galE gene encoding UDP-glucose 4-epimerase GalE, translating into MTWLVTGGAGYIGSHVVRAFAADGIDVVVIDDLSSGKPEFLVEGVPFVEANLLDSAATRKALEGVSGVVHLAGYKYAGVSVEKPMHTYTQNISAMVSLLNEMAAAGVANIVFSSSAGVYGTPKDEVVTEQTAPDPQSPYGETKQVGEWLLADQAKAVPLNYTALRYFNVVGSGDPKVYDASPYNLFPIVCNLLTQGKIPQIYGTDHPTPDGTSIKDYVHVADLARAHVAAARALDSGKTLEPVYNLGSGTGTSVREIMDAARRVTGIDFTPTEGPRRPGDPSRVVASGELAARDLEWKNTHTVDEMFASAWEAWPKG
- a CDS encoding RpiB/LacA/LacB family sugar-phosphate isomerase → METQRRWKVAFAADDENECVRAVLDHLRSEHEVVVTDPTRWPSMSRAVAEQVVNGDADFGVLMCWTGTGTAIAANKVPGARAATVADAWTAENARRWNDANIVALSLKRLSPDVAVECVRAFLAVAEADPEELPNIHAIEPTTGEAAQAAASAADTAAEMAANYDELPLWSAPFGQLILEHVPLRRGQTIVDIGAGTGFLTVELAQRSGAARVIAVDPWAEAIAVLRRKVDYLKLGNVELVVADAAALDLPDGSVDLVVSNLGINNFDNAATVLAECHRVLRPGGRLLLSTNLVGHMAEFYAVLREVLGDNVEALDRRIAHRATIDGTIEGLEQAGFSASVAATSEFRMRFADGTALLNHYFIRLGFLDGWLAIAGQEALDAVEHELNQRGEVSLTVPAACFEATKPS